A genomic segment from Pirellulales bacterium encodes:
- a CDS encoding FAD-dependent oxidoreductase has translation MKAADSAAVTPIDKLSQTETDRPHRNEINAAGEPEKYDVLVLGAGTGGKLIAWTMAKEGKRTASIERKYIGGACPNIACLPSKNIIHSAKVASLFARHQEFGMETGPVRVNMAGVFERKRKMVEGLIKVHLDQYKESGAELIWGNARFIGPRTLQVALRDGGERTLTGERVFVNVGTHAAIPDIPGLVEAKPMTHVEVLDLQRLPEHLIVLGGGYVGLELAQAMRRFGSRVTLIAREPQLAPKEDADVAQAILELFRDEGIEVLLRTQVLSIKGISGERVELQVEDEAGTRTIEGTDILAALGRVPNTQGIGLEKAGIEVTERGHIRVNDRLETTAPNVWAVGECAGSPYFTHVSENDFHIIHANLNGGNRNTRDRLVPYCLFIDPPLGRVGINESQALANNISYRVASLPMDAVFRPHTLSETRGFMKVIIDAHSDRILGFSAFGPEAGELMANVQVAMLSGAPYTLLRDAVFTHPTMSEGLGMLFARVPKRREAAVEKRDHARVGR, from the coding sequence ATGAAAGCCGCCGATTCCGCCGCTGTAACTCCAATCGACAAATTATCGCAGACGGAAACCGATCGCCCTCACCGAAACGAGATTAACGCCGCGGGTGAACCGGAAAAATATGACGTCCTTGTGCTCGGAGCCGGCACGGGGGGTAAATTAATAGCATGGACGATGGCCAAAGAAGGTAAGCGAACGGCCTCGATCGAGCGGAAGTACATCGGCGGAGCGTGTCCAAATATCGCCTGCCTGCCAAGCAAGAACATCATTCACAGCGCGAAGGTTGCTTCCCTGTTCGCACGGCATCAGGAATTCGGGATGGAAACTGGACCGGTTAGGGTAAATATGGCCGGCGTTTTCGAGCGAAAACGAAAAATGGTCGAGGGCTTGATCAAAGTCCATCTCGATCAATACAAGGAATCCGGAGCTGAATTGATTTGGGGGAATGCTCGATTCATCGGACCGCGTACTCTCCAGGTCGCTCTGCGCGACGGCGGCGAGCGCACACTTACCGGTGAGCGCGTATTCGTGAACGTCGGAACCCACGCCGCGATACCAGACATACCTGGACTGGTGGAGGCTAAGCCGATGACGCATGTCGAGGTGCTCGACCTGCAGCGGCTTCCCGAACATCTGATCGTTCTGGGCGGCGGCTACGTGGGGCTGGAGTTGGCGCAGGCCATGCGCAGGTTTGGTAGCCGCGTCACATTGATCGCTCGCGAGCCGCAGCTTGCGCCAAAAGAGGATGCTGATGTTGCGCAAGCGATACTGGAATTATTCCGCGACGAGGGAATCGAGGTTCTGCTGCGTACGCAAGTTCTGAGTATCAAAGGTATTTCGGGAGAGCGTGTAGAACTGCAGGTTGAAGACGAAGCCGGCACGCGAACCATAGAAGGAACGGACATTCTGGCTGCGCTTGGGCGTGTCCCGAACACGCAAGGAATCGGCTTGGAAAAGGCGGGAATTGAAGTCACTGAGCGTGGGCATATCCGAGTGAATGATCGCCTGGAAACAACGGCGCCGAATGTATGGGCTGTAGGAGAATGCGCCGGGAGCCCCTATTTCACCCACGTATCCGAAAATGACTTCCACATCATTCACGCGAATCTGAACGGAGGTAACCGCAACACGCGCGACCGCCTGGTTCCTTACTGTCTCTTTATTGATCCACCGCTGGGTCGCGTTGGCATCAACGAGTCACAGGCTTTGGCAAACAACATCTCGTATCGAGTGGCGTCACTGCCGATGGATGCTGTATTCAGACCGCATACTCTCTCTGAGACGCGCGGATTTATGAAGGTTATCATCGATGCGCATAGCGATCGCATTCTCGGGTTCTCTGCTTTCGGCCCGGAAGCAGGAGAACTAATGGCTAACGTTCAGGTCGCAATGCTGTCAGGGGCGCCATACACGCTGTTGCGAGATGCCGTGTTCACTCACCCCACCATGAGTGAGGGCTTGGGAATGTTGTTTGCCCGTGTGCCCAAACGACGTGAGGCGGCGGTCGAGAAACGCGATCATGCGCGAGTCGGCCGATAG
- a CDS encoding aquaporin produces the protein MEAGELALYMFATCTFATLLQHPASPVRHLIVNGFYRRAVIGLGMGATVVAIITSPWGKQSGAHFNPGVTLTFYRLGKMDFSDAAFYVAAQFLGGIGGVVIATQLLRGAPGHAAVHYAVTLPGRYGNAIAFIAEMTISFILMITVLFVSNRENIARYTPYFAGGLVAIYMIFEWPLSGMSTNPARTFGSAFSASYWHALWIYFTAPPLGMLAAAEIFLRLRGGVSPICAKLYHANSTRCIFHCGYRTGRSRFLTQSPSF, from the coding sequence ATGGAAGCTGGCGAGTTGGCTTTGTATATGTTTGCTACGTGCACGTTTGCGACCTTATTACAACATCCTGCCTCACCGGTCCGGCACTTGATCGTCAATGGCTTTTATCGCCGTGCGGTTATAGGATTAGGCATGGGCGCGACGGTCGTCGCGATTATCACCTCCCCGTGGGGTAAGCAGTCCGGAGCTCATTTCAATCCAGGAGTGACGCTGACGTTCTATCGATTGGGAAAAATGGACTTCTCGGATGCGGCGTTCTACGTCGCCGCACAATTCCTTGGCGGCATTGGCGGTGTTGTGATCGCCACGCAATTACTGCGAGGTGCGCCTGGTCACGCCGCGGTGCACTATGCGGTGACACTTCCTGGCAGGTATGGCAACGCTATCGCCTTTATTGCAGAAATGACGATTTCTTTTATTCTGATGATCACGGTGCTGTTCGTGTCCAATCGCGAAAACATCGCACGATACACACCGTACTTTGCCGGCGGACTTGTCGCTATATACATGATCTTTGAATGGCCGCTATCCGGGATGAGCACGAACCCGGCACGAACGTTTGGTTCAGCCTTTTCCGCCAGCTATTGGCACGCGCTTTGGATCTATTTCACTGCGCCTCCGTTAGGCATGCTCGCCGCCGCAGAGATTTTTCTTCGGCTTCGCGGAGGGGTCAGTCCCATTTGCGCGAAGCTGTACCACGCGAATAGCACACGCTGTATATTTCACTGCGGATATCGAACAGGGCGCTCGCGATTCTTAACTCAAAGTCCCTCATTCTGA